A region of Ictidomys tridecemlineatus isolate mIctTri1 chromosome 4, mIctTri1.hap1, whole genome shotgun sequence DNA encodes the following proteins:
- the Enho gene encoding adropin isoform X1, with protein sequence MTGSEVGGARLLWCRACRGLGLSQMLRCCSSRCGRCKKSLLEGGPRPYPTPSPGQIKTKQPIQPSCRLPPLPPAPGAVLSHPSARPMALELGEASQLNGGSGVEMIPPPAGCRQPATQEAGSLAVFAAGRARPSLADCSRPKPSPAERSRAQPNSAQLPLPPPERRRASQLAAGAAEEAPPQGEEVPARRRPPAAEAAPVAPRRERPAEAARPRGRAGGVDVVPASRPPPPARRLPSLNLR encoded by the coding sequence ATGACAGGGTCAGAGGTTGGTGGGGCGCGTCTCCTCTGGTGTAGGGCATGTAGAGGCCTTGGCCTTTCTCAGATGTTGAGATGTTGCTCTTCCAGATGTGGAAGGTGCAAGAAATCCCTGCTAGAAGGTGGACCACGCCCCTACCCTACACCCTCTCCAGGCCAGATCAAGACCAAGCAGCCCATTCAGCCCTCCTGCCGCCTCCCGCCCCTCCCGCCTGCACCAGGGGCGGTCCTGTCCCACCCTAGCGCACGACCAATGGCGCTGGAACTTGGTGAGGCCAGCCAATTGAACGGCGGCAGCGGTGTGGAGATGATTCCGCCCCCGGCGGGCTGCCGGCAGCCGGCCACCCAGGAGGCGGGGTCCTTGGCTGTTTTTGCTGCTGGCCGAGCTCGGCCGAGCTTAGCCGACTGCAGCCGGCCGAAACCGAGCCCAGCCGAACGCAGCCGAGCCCAGCCGAACTCCGCGCAGCTCCCGCTGCCGCCGCCCGAGCGCCGCCGAGCGAGCCAGCTAGCGGCCGGGGCCGCGGAGGAGGCGCCGCCCCAGGGGGAGGAGGTGCCGGCTCGCCGCAGACCGCCCGCGGCAGAGGCCGCCCCGGTCGCGCCGCGGCGGGAGCGGCCGGCGGAGGCTGCGCGGCCAAGGGGGAGGGCCGGGGGAGTGGACGTCGTCCCTGCCAGCCGCCCGCCGCCCCCCGCCCGCAGGCTCCCGAGCCTTAATCTGCGCTGA
- the Enho gene encoding adropin isoform X2, which translates to MGAAISQGALIAIVCNGLVGFLLLLLWVILCWACHSRSADVDSLSESSPNSSPGPCPEKAPPPQKPSHEGSYLLQP; encoded by the coding sequence ATGGGGGCAGCCATCTCCCAGGGGGCCCTCATCGCCATCGTCTGCAACGGCCTCGTAGGcttcttgctgctgctgctttgggTCATTCTCTGCTGGGCCTGCCACTCTCGTTCTGCCGACGTTGATTCTCTTTCTGAATCCAGTCCTAATTCCAGCCCTGGCCCCTGTCCTGAGAAGGCACCACCACCCCAGAAGCCTAGCCATGAAGGCAGCTACCTGCTGCAGCCCTGA